A section of the Streptomyces sp. CG1 genome encodes:
- a CDS encoding CoA-transferase subunit beta: protein MSGTTPRGPGVAARAEYCVIACAEAWRDGGEILASPMGLIPSVGARLAKRTFAPDLLLTDGEAMIVDLDGTVEGWLPYRKHLELVTGGRRHVMMGASQIDRYGNQNISCIGDWTKPARQLLGVRGAPVNTLNNPTSYWIPKHSRRVFVEKVDMVCGVGYDHAAGAPYHRVPRVVSDLGVFDFATPGHTMRLVSVHPGVTVGQVREATGFDLVIPDEVPCTREPTVAELRLIREVIDPGNTRAREVPV from the coding sequence ATGAGCGGGACCACACCACGCGGACCCGGCGTCGCTGCCCGCGCCGAGTACTGCGTCATCGCCTGCGCCGAGGCCTGGCGGGACGGGGGCGAGATACTGGCGAGCCCGATGGGCCTGATTCCGTCCGTGGGCGCCCGCCTCGCCAAACGGACCTTCGCACCCGACCTGCTGCTGACCGACGGCGAGGCGATGATCGTGGACCTGGACGGCACGGTCGAGGGCTGGCTGCCGTACCGCAAGCATCTGGAACTGGTCACCGGGGGCCGACGGCACGTGATGATGGGCGCGAGCCAGATCGACCGGTACGGCAACCAGAACATCTCCTGCATCGGTGACTGGACGAAGCCGGCGCGGCAGCTGCTCGGGGTGCGCGGGGCCCCGGTCAACACGCTGAACAACCCGACCAGTTACTGGATCCCGAAGCACTCCCGGCGGGTCTTCGTCGAGAAGGTCGACATGGTGTGCGGGGTGGGGTACGACCACGCGGCCGGTGCGCCGTACCACCGCGTCCCGCGTGTCGTCTCCGACCTCGGCGTCTTCGACTTCGCCACGCCGGGCCACACGATGCGGCTGGTCTCCGTGCATCCGGGCGTGACAGTGGGCCAGGTCCGGGAGGCCACGGGGTTCGACCTCGTGATCCCGGACGAGGTGCCGTGCACCCGCGAACCGACCGTCGCCGAACTCCGCCTGATCCGCGAGGTGATCGATCCGGGGAACACCCGGGCCAGGGAGGTACCGGTCTGA
- a CDS encoding beta-galactosidase family protein, with amino-acid sequence MSEFTVGESDFLLDGRPVRLLSGALHYFRVHEEHWRHRLAMLRAMGLNCVETYVPWNLHWPVPGGYRDVQALGRFLDAVRESGLWAIVRPGPYICAEWENGGLPPWVTGEAGTRVRTRDERYLSRVEHWFHHLMHEIVPRQIDRGGPVILVQVENEYGSYGSDTGYLEQLAGLLRAKGVTVPLFTSDGPEDHMLTGGSLPGVLATVNFGSHAREAFATLRRHRPAGPLMCMEFWCGWFDHWAGEHVVRDPEEAAGVLREILECGASVNLYMAHGGTSFGGWAGANRGGGALHEGPLEPDVTSYDYDAPVDEYGRPTEKFWRFREVLADYHAERLPELPSQPAPLGHPTEVTLDGWAPLGDVLETLGGEETVAPMPPTFEELSVTRGLVRYEVDVPGPRQPYPLTLRGLRDLAVVYVDGERAGVLTEEEPRLKEPVAGPARVEAWVESLGRVNYGPRFGEAKGITGGILHERQFLHGVRARALDLDAFPGGVAKVPFGAVPEGGAAGLYRGTVQVRGAGDARLELPGLTRGFVWINGFDLGRYWSAGPQRSLYVPGPVLREGENEVWVLELQETDPDRPAPRLLPV; translated from the coding sequence ATGAGCGAGTTCACGGTGGGGGAATCCGACTTCCTGCTGGACGGGCGGCCGGTACGGCTGCTGTCCGGGGCGCTGCACTACTTCCGGGTGCACGAGGAGCACTGGCGGCACCGGCTGGCGATGCTGCGGGCGATGGGCCTGAACTGCGTGGAGACGTACGTCCCCTGGAACCTGCACTGGCCGGTCCCGGGCGGCTACCGGGATGTGCAGGCGCTCGGCCGGTTCCTGGACGCGGTCCGGGAGTCCGGTCTGTGGGCGATCGTGCGGCCAGGGCCGTACATCTGTGCCGAGTGGGAGAACGGCGGGCTGCCGCCCTGGGTGACGGGCGAGGCGGGCACGCGCGTGCGCACGCGTGACGAGCGTTATCTGTCCCGCGTGGAGCACTGGTTCCACCATCTGATGCACGAGATCGTGCCCCGGCAGATCGACCGCGGCGGCCCGGTGATCCTGGTGCAGGTCGAGAACGAGTACGGCAGCTACGGCAGTGACACCGGCTATCTGGAGCAGTTGGCGGGGCTGCTGCGCGCCAAGGGGGTCACGGTTCCGCTGTTCACCTCGGACGGTCCCGAGGATCACATGCTGACCGGCGGTTCGCTGCCCGGGGTGCTCGCCACGGTGAATTTCGGCTCCCACGCGCGCGAGGCCTTCGCAACACTGCGCCGGCACCGCCCCGCGGGCCCGCTGATGTGCATGGAGTTCTGGTGCGGCTGGTTCGACCACTGGGCCGGCGAGCACGTCGTACGGGATCCGGAGGAGGCCGCCGGGGTGCTGCGGGAGATCCTGGAGTGCGGGGCGTCGGTGAACCTGTACATGGCGCACGGCGGCACGAGCTTCGGCGGCTGGGCGGGAGCCAACCGGGGCGGCGGCGCACTGCACGAGGGCCCGCTGGAGCCGGATGTGACCTCGTACGACTACGACGCCCCGGTGGACGAATACGGCCGCCCCACCGAGAAGTTCTGGCGCTTCCGCGAGGTGCTGGCCGACTACCACGCCGAGCGGCTGCCCGAACTGCCGTCGCAGCCCGCGCCGTTGGGCCACCCGACGGAGGTGACGCTCGACGGCTGGGCGCCCCTGGGCGACGTCCTGGAGACCCTGGGGGGCGAGGAGACGGTGGCACCGATGCCGCCCACCTTCGAGGAGCTGAGCGTCACCCGGGGACTGGTGCGCTACGAGGTGGACGTGCCCGGGCCGCGGCAGCCGTATCCGCTGACCCTGCGCGGGCTGCGGGACCTCGCGGTGGTGTACGTGGACGGCGAGCGGGCGGGGGTGCTCACCGAGGAGGAGCCACGGCTGAAGGAGCCCGTCGCGGGCCCCGCCCGCGTGGAGGCGTGGGTGGAGTCTCTCGGGCGGGTGAACTACGGGCCGCGCTTCGGCGAGGCGAAGGGGATCACCGGCGGCATCCTGCACGAGCGGCAGTTTCTGCACGGGGTACGCGCGCGTGCGCTGGATCTGGACGCCTTCCCGGGCGGTGTGGCGAAGGTGCCGTTCGGTGCGGTGCCCGAGGGGGGCGCGGCGGGACTGTACCGGGGCACCGTCCAGGTGCGCGGGGCCGGGGACGCCCGGCTGGAGCTGCCCGGCCTGACACGCGGATTCGTCTGGATCAACGGCTTCGACCTGGGCCGTTACTGGTCGGCGGGCCCCCAGCGGTCCCTGTATGTGCCCGGCCCGGTGCTGCGGGAGGGCGAGAACGAGGTGTGGGTGCTGGAGCTGCAGGAGACGGACCCGGACCGGCCGGCGCCCCGGCTGCTGCCGGTGTGA
- a CDS encoding NAD(P)H-dependent flavin oxidoreductase, with protein MDTALTRLVGVRHPVVQTGMGWVAGPRLVSAAANAGALGILASATMTPDRLREAIREVRSRTDAPFAVNLRADAGDAADRVGIMLAEGVRVASFALAPSRELIARLKEAGVVVIPSVGARRHAEKVAAWGADAVIVQGGEGGGHTGEVATSVLLPQVVDAVDIPVVAAGGFFDGRGLVAALAYGAAGVAMGTRFLLTSDSTVPDAVKARYLAATVRDVTVTRAVDGLPHRMLRTDLVETLERSGRIPALVHAVRRAAGFRRLSGLTWRQMVRDGLALRHGKELSWSQVLLAANTPMLLKSAMVDGRTDLGVMASGQVAGVIDDLPSCAELVERIVKEAEQALVELARLRAVR; from the coding sequence ATGGACACCGCACTGACCCGGCTGGTCGGGGTGCGCCATCCGGTCGTGCAGACCGGGATGGGCTGGGTGGCCGGCCCACGGCTGGTCTCGGCGGCGGCGAACGCGGGCGCGCTCGGCATCCTGGCCTCCGCGACGATGACACCGGACCGGCTGCGCGAGGCGATACGGGAGGTGCGGTCGCGTACCGACGCGCCGTTCGCGGTGAATCTGCGCGCCGACGCGGGCGACGCGGCCGACCGGGTGGGGATCATGCTGGCGGAAGGCGTCCGGGTGGCCTCCTTCGCCCTGGCCCCTTCGCGCGAACTGATCGCCCGGCTCAAGGAGGCGGGGGTGGTCGTCATCCCGTCCGTCGGGGCGCGCCGGCACGCCGAGAAGGTGGCTGCGTGGGGTGCGGACGCGGTGATCGTGCAGGGCGGCGAGGGAGGCGGGCACACCGGCGAAGTGGCCACCAGTGTGCTGCTGCCGCAGGTGGTGGACGCGGTGGACATCCCGGTCGTGGCGGCCGGCGGCTTCTTCGACGGACGGGGGCTGGTGGCGGCGCTGGCGTACGGGGCGGCCGGGGTGGCGATGGGAACGCGGTTCCTGCTCACGTCCGACTCGACCGTGCCGGACGCGGTGAAGGCCCGGTATCTGGCGGCGACGGTCCGGGACGTGACCGTCACCCGGGCGGTGGACGGGCTGCCGCACCGGATGCTGCGCACGGACCTGGTCGAGACGTTGGAGCGGTCCGGCCGGATACCTGCCCTGGTCCACGCGGTGCGGCGGGCGGCGGGCTTCCGGCGGCTGTCGGGGCTCACCTGGCGGCAGATGGTGCGAGACGGGCTGGCCCTGCGGCACGGCAAGGAGCTGTCCTGGAGCCAGGTGCTGCTGGCCGCGAACACGCCGATGTTGCTGAAGTCCGCGATGGTGGACGGCCGTACGGACCTCGGGGTGATGGCGTCCGGGCAGGTCGCCGGGGTGATCGACGACCTGCCGTCGTGTGCGGAGCTGGTGGAGCGGATCGTGAAGGAGGCGGAGCAGGCGCTGGTGGAACTGGCCCGGCTCAGAGCCGTTCGATGA
- a CDS encoding chorismate mutase, with product MTTSNTGTGDVDPEVRQELERLRDSIDNIDAAVVHLLAERFKATQQVGRLKAVHQLPPADPAREARQIERLRRLAENAKLDPAFAEKFLNFIIAEVIRHHERIAEDAANGQQPDA from the coding sequence ATGACCACCAGCAACACGGGAACCGGTGATGTGGACCCCGAGGTCCGCCAGGAACTGGAGCGGCTGCGCGACAGCATCGACAACATCGACGCGGCCGTCGTCCACCTGCTCGCCGAGCGGTTCAAGGCCACGCAGCAGGTCGGCCGGCTCAAGGCGGTGCACCAGCTGCCGCCCGCCGACCCGGCCCGCGAGGCCCGCCAGATCGAGCGGCTGCGCCGCCTCGCGGAGAACGCCAAGCTCGACCCGGCCTTCGCCGAGAAGTTCCTGAACTTCATCATCGCCGAGGTGATCCGGCACCACGAGCGCATCGCCGAGGACGCCGCCAACGGCCAGCAGCCGGACGCCTGA
- a CDS encoding SDR family oxidoreductase, giving the protein MSGICGSRVVAVTGAGRGLGRAHALAFAAEGARVVVNDLGVGLDGAPGAESPAASVVAEIRAAGGEAVAHGGDIATTGGAASLVHTALETYGRLDTLVSNAGFLRDRMLVNLDEDDWDAVIRVHLKGHFLPLKHAAAHWRAEAKAGRAPQARIVHTSSGAGLLGSVGQGNYSAAKAGIVGLTLVAAAELARYGVQVNAVAPAARTRMTERAFAQAMAAPANGFDAMAPENVSPLVVWLGSAASAGVTGRVFEAEGGRITVMEGWRPGPTTDKGTRWTPAEAGERARELLAAAEPPEPVYGA; this is encoded by the coding sequence ATGAGCGGAATCTGCGGCAGCCGCGTCGTCGCCGTCACCGGGGCCGGCCGCGGGCTCGGCCGCGCCCATGCCCTCGCCTTCGCGGCCGAGGGCGCCCGGGTCGTCGTCAACGACCTGGGTGTCGGGCTGGACGGGGCACCCGGCGCGGAGAGCCCGGCCGCGTCCGTCGTCGCCGAGATCCGGGCCGCCGGTGGCGAGGCGGTCGCGCACGGCGGTGACATCGCCACGACCGGCGGCGCGGCCTCCCTGGTCCACACCGCCCTGGAGACGTACGGCCGGCTCGACACGCTCGTCAGCAACGCCGGCTTCCTGCGCGACCGGATGCTGGTCAATCTCGACGAGGACGACTGGGACGCGGTGATCCGCGTCCACCTCAAGGGCCACTTCCTGCCCTTGAAACACGCCGCCGCGCACTGGCGGGCCGAGGCCAAGGCCGGGCGCGCCCCGCAGGCCCGGATCGTCCACACCAGCAGCGGGGCCGGGTTGCTGGGTTCGGTCGGACAGGGCAACTACAGCGCCGCCAAGGCCGGGATCGTCGGGCTGACCCTGGTCGCGGCGGCCGAACTGGCCCGCTACGGCGTCCAGGTCAACGCCGTCGCACCCGCCGCCCGCACCCGCATGACGGAACGCGCCTTCGCCCAGGCCATGGCGGCTCCGGCCAACGGATTCGACGCCATGGCGCCCGAGAACGTCTCCCCGCTCGTCGTCTGGCTGGGCTCGGCCGCGAGCGCGGGGGTGACCGGCCGGGTCTTCGAGGCGGAGGGCGGCCGGATCACCGTCATGGAGGGCTGGCGCCCCGGCCCCACCACTGACAAGGGCACGCGCTGGACACCGGCGGAGGCGGGGGAGCGGGCGCGCGAGCTGCTGGCCGCCGCGGAACCGCCGGAGCCGGTCTACGGCGCCTAG
- a CDS encoding helix-turn-helix domain-containing protein, which translates to MYQTWMRFFSPGPAHHRLGLVCLGVGLQYGALPTVGPRTLDHHVAVVISAGGGWYRGADGRRTAVTAPALLWLTPGVPHHYAPDPDTGWDEGFVDFAGPATETYTELGYIEPERPVVPLSDASGPRAVVARIARAARRGNPLLEVETGAAVHELLVALRRARADLAPDGDQVLEALARDACTPMSVADHARVHGMTPTELRSAVRRAAGCSPKDYLLGIRLGRAKELLAATELPVAAVARRVGYDDPAYFSRLFTRRVGLAPVRFRVQQGRSVPGGWSDRVPDPGDPPMIHSPDTAEARPGEPIG; encoded by the coding sequence ATGTACCAGACCTGGATGCGGTTCTTCAGCCCCGGGCCCGCACACCACCGCCTTGGCCTGGTCTGCCTCGGCGTCGGCCTCCAGTACGGCGCGCTGCCCACGGTCGGCCCGCGCACCCTCGACCACCACGTGGCCGTCGTGATCAGCGCGGGCGGCGGCTGGTACCGGGGCGCCGACGGCCGCCGTACGGCCGTCACCGCGCCCGCGCTGCTCTGGCTCACCCCCGGCGTGCCCCACCACTACGCGCCCGATCCGGACACCGGCTGGGACGAGGGCTTCGTCGACTTCGCCGGGCCCGCCACCGAGACGTACACCGAACTGGGCTACATCGAGCCCGAGCGGCCCGTGGTACCGCTCTCCGACGCCTCGGGGCCTCGCGCGGTGGTCGCCCGCATCGCCCGCGCCGCCCGCCGCGGCAACCCCCTGCTGGAGGTGGAGACCGGCGCCGCCGTGCACGAACTCCTCGTCGCCCTGCGGCGCGCCCGCGCCGACCTCGCCCCGGACGGCGACCAGGTGCTCGAGGCGCTCGCCCGGGACGCCTGCACCCCGATGAGCGTCGCCGATCACGCGCGCGTGCACGGCATGACCCCCACCGAGCTGCGCAGCGCCGTCCGCCGGGCCGCGGGCTGCAGTCCCAAGGACTATCTGCTCGGCATCCGCCTCGGCCGGGCCAAGGAGCTCCTGGCCGCCACCGAGCTGCCCGTCGCCGCCGTCGCCCGCCGTGTCGGCTACGACGACCCCGCGTACTTCTCCCGGCTGTTCACCCGCCGGGTGGGCCTTGCCCCGGTCCGCTTCCGCGTCCAGCAGGGCCGCAGCGTGCCCGGCGGCTGGAGCGACCGCGTCCCGGACCCGGGCGATCCGCCGATGATCCACTCTCCGGACACCGCCGAGGCCCGGCCCGGCGAACCCATAGGGTGA
- a CDS encoding enoyl-CoA hydratase family protein, protein MGVSRSSPEKGISVVTVDVPPVNALPVRGWFDLADAVRESGRDAEVRCVVLAAEGRGFNAGVDIKEIQARGREALIGANHGCAEAFAAVYECAVPVVAAVQGFCLGGGIGLVGNADAIVASEDAVFGLPELDRGALGAATHLARLVPQHLMRALYYTGRTASAEELHRHGSVWRVVPRAELRAAALELAREIAAKDGRLLRMAKAAINGIDPVDVRRSYRFEQGFTFEANLSGLADQVRDTFGQEGA, encoded by the coding sequence ATGGGTGTCTCCCGTTCGTCCCCGGAAAAGGGGATTTCCGTGGTCACTGTCGATGTCCCGCCGGTGAACGCGCTGCCGGTGCGCGGCTGGTTCGACCTGGCCGACGCCGTGCGCGAGTCGGGCCGCGACGCCGAGGTCAGGTGCGTGGTGCTGGCCGCCGAGGGCCGTGGGTTCAACGCGGGCGTGGACATCAAGGAGATACAGGCGCGGGGGCGGGAAGCACTGATCGGCGCCAACCACGGCTGCGCCGAGGCCTTCGCGGCGGTCTACGAGTGCGCGGTCCCGGTCGTCGCGGCGGTGCAGGGCTTCTGCCTGGGCGGCGGGATAGGCCTGGTGGGCAACGCGGACGCGATCGTGGCGAGCGAGGACGCCGTCTTCGGGCTGCCCGAGCTGGACCGGGGCGCGCTGGGGGCCGCGACCCATCTGGCCCGGCTGGTCCCGCAGCACCTGATGCGCGCCCTGTACTACACGGGGCGCACGGCGAGCGCCGAGGAACTGCACCGGCACGGCTCGGTGTGGCGTGTGGTGCCGCGCGCTGAGCTGCGGGCGGCGGCCCTGGAGCTGGCCCGGGAGATCGCCGCCAAGGACGGGCGGCTGCTGCGCATGGCCAAGGCGGCCATCAACGGCATCGACCCGGTCGACGTGCGCCGCAGCTACCGCTTCGAGCAGGGCTTCACCTTCGAGGCCAACCTCAGCGGACTGGCCGACCAGGTCCGCGACACGTTCGGGCAGGAGGGCGCGTAG
- a CDS encoding SDR family oxidoreductase — protein sequence MPRDRTHDSTHGGTRDRTVVVTGGTRGVGAGIARAFAETGARVVACARRPPEQPLDGVEFIPLDLRDPPAVRTFFGALPRLDVLVNNAGGTPYRRLADADAEQHARVVELNLITPLTASLAAYEQLRRSRGSVVMVGSVSGGRPSPGSAAYGAAKAGLANLAASMAVEWAPDVRVNTLVVGMVRTELSHLHYGGPDGIAAVSGTVPLGRLAAPADIGAAAVFLASDAAAYISGASLHVHGGGERPAFLDATTVNREK from the coding sequence TTGCCGCGCGACAGAACCCACGACAGCACCCACGGCGGAACCCGCGACCGGACCGTCGTCGTCACCGGCGGCACCCGGGGTGTCGGAGCCGGGATCGCCCGGGCGTTCGCCGAGACCGGCGCCCGGGTCGTGGCCTGCGCCCGCAGACCGCCCGAACAGCCCCTGGACGGCGTCGAGTTCATCCCCCTCGACCTGCGCGACCCGCCCGCCGTCAGGACCTTCTTCGGTGCGCTGCCCCGGCTCGACGTGCTCGTCAACAACGCGGGCGGCACACCGTACCGGCGGCTGGCCGACGCCGACGCCGAACAGCACGCCAGGGTCGTCGAGTTGAACCTGATCACGCCGCTGACCGCGTCGCTCGCCGCGTACGAGCAGCTGCGCCGCAGCCGGGGCTCGGTCGTGATGGTCGGCAGCGTCAGCGGCGGCCGGCCCTCGCCCGGCTCCGCCGCGTACGGCGCGGCCAAGGCCGGCCTCGCGAACCTGGCCGCCTCCATGGCCGTGGAGTGGGCGCCGGACGTCCGGGTCAACACGCTCGTGGTCGGCATGGTCCGCACCGAGCTGTCGCATCTGCACTACGGCGGACCGGACGGCATCGCCGCCGTCTCCGGCACGGTTCCGCTCGGCCGGCTCGCCGCCCCCGCCGACATCGGCGCCGCCGCCGTCTTCCTCGCCTCGGACGCCGCCGCCTACATCAGCGGAGCCAGCCTGCATGTGCACGGCGGCGGGGAGCGGCCCGCCTTTCTGGACGCCACAACCGTCAACCGTGAGAAGTGA
- a CDS encoding CoA transferase subunit A has translation MGDKTMTADEVVSRLESGMTLGVGGWGSRRKPMALVRALLRTSVGDLTVVSYGGPEVGMLAAAGRIRKLVTAFVTLDSIPLEPHYRAARERGGFELMEVDEAMFMWGLRAAANRLPFLPVRAGLGSDVMRVNPGLRTVTSPYEDGETFVAMPALRLDAALVHVNRADRLGNGQYLGPDPYFDDLFCEAADAAYVSCERIVDTAELTKDAAPQTLLLKRHMVTGVVEAQGGAHFTSCAPDYGRDEAFQKQYARTPWPEFAARFLAGDERDYRAAVEEES, from the coding sequence ATGGGCGACAAGACGATGACCGCCGACGAGGTGGTCTCCCGGCTGGAGAGCGGCATGACTCTCGGCGTCGGTGGCTGGGGTTCCCGCCGCAAACCGATGGCGCTGGTCAGAGCCCTGCTGCGGACATCGGTCGGCGACCTGACGGTCGTGTCGTACGGCGGCCCCGAGGTGGGGATGCTGGCCGCGGCCGGCCGGATCCGCAAGCTGGTCACCGCCTTCGTCACCCTCGACTCCATCCCGCTGGAGCCGCACTACCGGGCGGCGCGCGAGCGGGGCGGCTTCGAGCTGATGGAGGTCGACGAGGCGATGTTCATGTGGGGGTTGCGCGCCGCCGCGAACCGGCTGCCCTTCCTGCCGGTGCGGGCGGGCCTCGGCTCGGACGTGATGCGGGTCAACCCCGGCCTGCGGACGGTGACTTCGCCGTACGAGGACGGGGAGACGTTCGTGGCCATGCCGGCGCTGCGGCTGGACGCGGCGCTGGTGCACGTCAACCGGGCCGACCGGCTGGGCAACGGCCAGTATCTGGGCCCGGACCCGTACTTCGACGACCTCTTCTGTGAGGCGGCGGACGCGGCCTACGTCTCGTGCGAACGGATCGTGGACACGGCCGAGCTGACGAAGGATGCGGCACCGCAGACCCTGCTGCTCAAGCGGCACATGGTGACCGGGGTCGTGGAGGCCCAGGGCGGCGCGCACTTCACGTCGTGCGCCCCTGACTACGGCCGGGACGAGGCGTTCCAGAAGCAGTACGCCCGCACGCCTTGGCCTGAGTTCGCGGCGCGCTTTCTGGCCGGGGACGAGCGTGACTACCGGGCCGCGGTCGAGGAGGAGTCATGA
- the pepN gene encoding aminopeptidase N: protein MSVLTRDEAQLRAQLLDVHRYTVELDLTTGDETFDSHTVIRFTARSAGDTFVELKPAELRTVTLDGQPMDPEALADGRLPLKNLTAGEHELRVDAAMRYSRTGEGMHRFTDPSDGETYVYTQMFMDDVQRVFTAFDQPDLKAVFEVSVKAPEGWTVLGNGITAQRADGVWQAAPTPPISTYLVAVAGGPWHSVRTEHRGLPFGIHCRRSLAPHLDMDAEEIFEITRACFDRYHDKFEEPYPFDSYDQAFVPEFNAGAMENPGLVTFRDEFVYRSAVTDTERQTRAMVIAHEMAHMWFGDLVTLKWWDDIWLNESFAEYMGYQTTAEATRFTGPWTEFGVTRKAWGYDADQRPTTHPVAPEKVDDTASALLNFDGISYSKGASALRQLATWLGEKEFLAGINTHFARHKFGNAALADFIDSLASATDRDVPAWADSWLRTTGVDKLTPLVSSADGVCTLTVDRAGGRPHRLTAGLYDRDVAEEGRLVLRTRLDLDVPQSAPQPIGKRPALLLLNDGDLTYAKVRFDAESFATVRAGLSGLPDPLTRAVVWNALRDAVRDGELAPAAYLETARAHLPRETDLAVVQGVLAFASGQLADQYLPAEDRPAALGTLTALCRDLLRRTEDGDHPGLRLIAVRHLIGAAAHPDTIAAWLADGTVPGGPELDPELRWRILGRLAALGATDAAAIAAELERDPSATGQEGAARCRAALPDPEAKRAAWEAMFAGDGLSNYLFTATAQGFWQPEQADLVREYVPRFYPDAVALSARRGPAMAAAAGRWAFPSHAVDTENLRLGETCLREADPTPALRRTLADRLDDLARALRVRDEQAEPAEQEARAE, encoded by the coding sequence ATGTCCGTACTCACGCGCGATGAAGCGCAGCTCCGAGCGCAGCTCCTCGACGTCCACCGCTACACGGTCGAACTGGACCTCACGACCGGGGACGAGACCTTCGACTCCCACACCGTGATCCGGTTCACCGCGCGGTCCGCCGGGGACACGTTCGTCGAGCTGAAGCCCGCCGAGCTGCGCACGGTCACACTCGACGGACAGCCCATGGACCCGGAGGCGCTGGCCGACGGGCGGCTCCCGCTGAAGAACCTCACCGCGGGCGAACACGAGCTGCGCGTCGACGCGGCCATGCGCTACTCCCGCACCGGCGAGGGCATGCACCGCTTCACCGACCCGAGCGACGGCGAGACGTACGTCTACACGCAGATGTTCATGGACGACGTCCAGCGTGTCTTCACCGCCTTCGACCAGCCCGACCTGAAAGCCGTCTTCGAGGTCTCCGTCAAGGCCCCCGAGGGCTGGACCGTACTCGGCAACGGCATCACCGCACAGCGCGCCGACGGCGTCTGGCAGGCCGCGCCCACCCCGCCGATCTCCACCTACCTCGTCGCCGTCGCAGGCGGCCCCTGGCACTCGGTGCGCACCGAGCACCGCGGACTGCCCTTCGGCATCCACTGCCGCCGCTCCCTCGCGCCCCACCTCGACATGGACGCCGAGGAGATCTTCGAGATCACGCGCGCCTGCTTCGACCGCTACCACGACAAGTTCGAGGAGCCGTACCCCTTCGACTCCTACGACCAGGCGTTCGTCCCCGAGTTCAACGCGGGCGCCATGGAGAACCCGGGCCTGGTCACCTTCCGCGACGAGTTCGTCTACCGCTCCGCCGTCACCGACACCGAGCGGCAGACCCGCGCCATGGTCATCGCGCACGAGATGGCCCACATGTGGTTCGGCGACCTCGTCACCCTCAAGTGGTGGGACGACATCTGGCTGAACGAGTCCTTCGCCGAGTACATGGGCTACCAGACCACCGCAGAGGCCACTCGATTCACCGGCCCCTGGACCGAGTTCGGTGTCACCCGCAAGGCCTGGGGCTACGACGCCGACCAGCGTCCCACCACCCACCCGGTCGCCCCCGAGAAGGTCGACGACACGGCCTCCGCGCTGCTCAACTTCGACGGCATCTCCTACTCCAAGGGCGCCTCCGCGCTGCGCCAGCTGGCCACCTGGCTCGGCGAGAAGGAATTCCTCGCGGGCATCAACACCCACTTCGCCCGGCACAAGTTCGGCAACGCCGCCCTCGCCGACTTCATCGACTCCCTCGCCTCGGCCACCGACCGCGACGTGCCCGCCTGGGCCGACAGCTGGCTGCGCACCACCGGCGTGGACAAGCTCACGCCTCTCGTCTCCTCCGCCGACGGCGTCTGCACGCTGACCGTCGACCGCGCGGGCGGCCGTCCGCACCGCCTCACCGCCGGTCTGTACGACCGTGACGTCGCCGAGGAGGGCCGGCTGGTGCTGCGCACGCGCCTCGACCTGGATGTCCCGCAGAGTGCCCCGCAGCCCATCGGCAAGCGTCCCGCGCTGCTGCTACTCAACGACGGTGACCTCACTTATGCAAAGGTCCGCTTCGACGCCGAGTCCTTCGCGACGGTCCGGGCCGGCCTGTCCGGTCTGCCCGACCCGCTCACCCGCGCGGTCGTCTGGAACGCCCTCCGGGACGCCGTGCGCGACGGCGAACTGGCGCCCGCCGCCTACCTCGAGACGGCCCGCGCCCACCTCCCGCGCGAGACCGACCTGGCCGTCGTACAAGGCGTGCTCGCCTTCGCCTCCGGCCAGCTCGCCGACCAGTACCTGCCGGCCGAGGACCGTCCGGCCGCCCTGGGCACCCTCACCGCCCTCTGCCGCGATCTGCTGCGGCGCACCGAGGACGGCGACCACCCGGGCCTGCGCCTGATCGCCGTACGGCATCTGATCGGCGCGGCCGCCCACCCCGACACCATCGCCGCCTGGCTCGCCGACGGCACGGTGCCCGGCGGGCCGGAACTCGACCCCGAGCTGCGCTGGCGCATCCTCGGCCGGCTCGCCGCGCTCGGCGCCACCGACGCGGCCGCCATCGCCGCCGAGCTGGAGCGCGACCCGAGCGCCACCGGCCAGGAGGGCGCCGCCCGCTGCCGCGCCGCCCTGCCCGACCCGGAGGCCAAGCGGGCGGCCTGGGAGGCGATGTTCGCCGGCGACGGCCTGTCCAACTACCTCTTCACCGCCACCGCGCAGGGCTTCTGGCAGCCCGAACAGGCCGATCTGGTACGGGAGTACGTGCCGCGCTTCTACCCGGACGCCGTGGCCCTCTCGGCCCGGCGCGGCCCCGCCATGGCGGCCGCCGCCGGCCGCTGGGCCTTCCCGTCCCACGCCGTCGACACCGAGAACCTGCGGCTCGGCGAGACCTGTCTGCGCGAAGCCGACCCCACCCCGGCCCTGCGCCGTACGCTCGCCGACCGCCTCGACGACCTCGCCCGGGCCCTGCGGGTGCGCGACGAGCAGGCGGAACCGGCGGAACAGGAGGCGCGAGCGGAGTAG